Within the Mugil cephalus isolate CIBA_MC_2020 chromosome 1, CIBA_Mcephalus_1.1, whole genome shotgun sequence genome, the region TAAAGTTGATTTGACTGAACAGCTCTCCAATCTTTCTGTGGAGTTTGTATCAGTTTATGCCGAGGATCCAGGACTAGTTATTGTCTTTTGACTCTATGTTTGGTCTCCAAACCGAGTAAAGGatgtgtgtggtttcctggtTAACCTGTAATTCCTGCAGTAACCTCTCCAACTCTCGCCTCTGGAGGCTGCACAGTCTTCTGTTCCCAttcatctgttttaaatgtttgttttgattaGATCATTTAAATCTGTCCTCAGTGTTCAGCTTGATCCGGACAAAATCTATTGTCTAGGAGCCAACGAGGACAACATCGTTGATTCAACCTGATCCTTAAAGAGTCTTCAGTCCTGGACCAGGAGCTGACAGAGCGTCTCATCTCTTCATCCATCGTCATCAGATCTTTCACTGATCATTGTTCAAGTTCAACAACCTGATCAACTGAATCTTCAGCCATAAGAGGGAGACGTTACATCATGGACCTGGACTCTGCTCggagaggagtggagacacAAGACAGTTAGAGGAACAAGACAGAATAGAGTCACAAGACAGTTAGAggacatagatagatagatagatagatagatagatagatagatagatagatagatagatagatagatagatagatagatagattgatagatagatagattgatagatagatagaaacaaaCCTTTAACTCTGAGCTCCACTTTTTTCTCCATCAGTATCTTTCTCTCCTTGTCGTAGACTCTACAGGTGTAGGTGTCggtgtctccatctgtgggGTATTTCGGGGTCAAGGACTGAAGGTCTCCTGTTTCCAGCTGGTATTTCATTCATCTTGTTCCTGTTTCTATATATCTGGTCATGTTCTTCAGGATCGGTCAGAACCGTTTTCTAATAACATGGACTTTCATTTAGTCTCTGCCATCCACTCCACTCTTagtgtctccaggcagctctgtgcGTATCTGAAGGGCAGCTCGGACAGCATCCGCCCTGGtatcctcctccacctggaggactgagtggaggcaacacatcacaccatcagctgtagagacagtagcaaaaaagaaagaaagaaagaaagaaagaaagaaaaaaaagggggggggaagATAAGGAAAGATAGAGACataagataaagaaagaaagaaagaaagaaagaaagaaagaaagaacgaagacggagagaaagaaagaaagaaagaatacgGATGGAAAGAAAGACTTAAAGAgtgaaagatagaaagaaaaagagagaaagaaagaaagaaagaaagaaagacaatgaaaaaaggaaagaaagaaaagagaataagAGAACGTggaattaaagaaagaagaaagaaagagaagaaaagatagaaaaagaaaatgcgtAAGCAATTAAGAatggaaaataagaagaaaggaaaagaagaaaaattaaagaaagaaaaaagaataagagaaaggagaaaaaagaaagaaatgatgaaaggATAGATAGAAAGAAGGTGGAAACAACAAAGattgagaggagaggagggaagagattggaatgaaagaagaaaagaagatagataagaaagagaagagaagaaggataCAAGAACAAgagtaaagaaagaaattgaGAGAAGGtaagataagaaagaaagaaagaaatggaaagaaggaggatggagagaaagaaagacagaaagaaagaagatgtagagaaagacagaaacatagacagagacatagatagatagatagatagatagatagatagatagatagatagatagatagatagatagatagatagatagatacgaTAGATAGTAGATAGAGAGATAGAAACAAACCTTTCACTCTGAGCTCCACTGTTTAATAATCAGTATCTTTCCCTCCGTGTCGTAGACTCTACAGCGGTAGGTGTTGGTGTCTCATCTGTGGGTGATAtattcagggtcagactgaggtctccagtttccagcaggtcttcattcatcttcgttctgtttctataaatctggttctgttcttcaggacggtcaGAAACCATTCcatacacatggaccttcctgtTGTCTCCGTCCATCCACTCCACTCTagtgtctccaggcagctctgtggttctgaagggcagctggacagactccgcccctgcatccacctccacctggaggactgagaggacaacacatcacaccatcagctgtagagacagcagcaagaaagaaagaaagagaaaaaaagaaagaaaaagaaagaaagaaagaaaagaaagaaagaaagaagatggagagaaggaaagaaagaaaaattaaagaaagaaagaaagaaagaaagaaagaaagaaagaaagaaagaaagaaagaaagaaagaacgatggagagaaagaaagaagatggagagaaagatagatagatagatagatagatagatagatagatagatagatagatagatagatagatagatagatagatagatagatagatagatagatagatagatagatacaaacatttcaCTCTGAGCTTCACTTGTTTCTCCATCAGTATCTTTCTCTCCTTGTCGTAGACTCTACAGGTGTAGGTGTTGGTGTCTACATCTGTGGGGtgtttcagggtcagactgaggtctccagttttcaggttttcattcatcttcgttctgtttctataaatctggttctgttcttcaggacggtcagaaccgttctcatacacatggaccttcctCCAGTCTCCATCCGTCCACACCACTCTAGTGTCTTTAGGAAGGCGAGTTATGGTTTTGCagggcagctggacagactccgcccctgaatccacctccacctggaggactgagaggacaacacatcacaccatcagcagcagcagcagcagcagcagctctgatggTAACAGGACGTCTCTGTCCGTCctcgtctctgtgtctcatgttgGTGGAGGACTCTCAGTGTCCAGTTTGTTGGAGGACGTGGATCAACCAGACACAAACCACTGGAAACTAGTTTGAGACTGAACAccagttttcttcttcagttacCAAAGAAGAAGTCAGGAACTAATGAGGAACcaacagatgaatggatgaggaagaACCCTAACCCTCTGCTCTGGTTCTACTGGGACTGGGAGAGACCTGGACTCATGAGCTCAGAGCTTCTCAAATCCAGCTCAGGTCCTGATTGAGGACGTCAGGAGCTTCTGATTAGAGCtggattgtgtctgtgtttgttcctgatGTGTTCCTGACTCCTTCCTTGGTAACTAGTCAAAGCTCCTGGTTTGATGAAGAGTTTCTGATTCTGGAACTAAACCTGgaactttctcttcatctctctgtagCAGCTGTTTGAATCTGAACAAGGACAGATGTTACCATCAGCATTATGGGTAGTGTAGTAGTAGAGACTCACCTGACATGAAGTAGTGTcgacaatgaaacaaaagaccCCCAACGACACCAAGAACAACACCGGGAGAAACAGGAGACCCACAAGAACTTTAGGCCAGACTGGAGGTGGTTCTGTggagaaacataaagaacatcatgacctctgacctctgacctgtatcTTCATGAtctaatcatttagtttctctgGATGTTATTACCTTGTTTCCACTGCtactgtgtgacatttaattcTAACATAAAACTAGAGAGCAGGACTGGTTTCACTGATCTACGTGATATTGTCTGAATTAGCAACATCCTGACGTATTCTGGTAGTTTCATCACTGATTACAGAAGGTTTAATCTATTAACAGTTGTCATTGCTGTTTGGTGAATGGATCAGACGATCactgacagtaaaataaaaataataaaggactCAACCTCTTATTAAACATGAGACTGACAGAGACTGAAGGACTCTGAGTTGGACCAAAGCCTTAGAGGTGGAAACCCTACAAATGTCAGCTGTGTGCGATCATACAGTAAACTGGTTTGTTGCTGACCTTTGACCAGCAGCTGTAGGGCTGCCAGTCTCCGTTCGTTTCCAAACGCTCTGATGGAGCAGATGTAGGTTGCGTTGTCAGAGAGACGGGGTTTCCTCAGATTCAGGCTGAAGTCTCCAGTGCTCAGAGCGTCCGTCTTCATGGAGGTTCGGTCGCTGTAAAGatggttttggtttttcagttgatCACCTGACGTCTGACGCTGGTGGACGGTTGAAGGACTGAGGTCGTAGCGGATCCACTCCACCGTGGGGCGCACAGGAACAGAAGAGTCTTGACAGGGCAACAGGActgactccgccccctccaGCACCTCCACAGCCAGGGTATGATGGGAAACTGAGGACACAAGAGACAGAATCATGAATCAGCTGGTTTAATAATAACTCTCACATGGAGGAACTGAAGCAGCTtcacatgtttaattcatgGTCCAGAGTTCCTGATGGACTTTGGTAAATATTTGCAGATTGTTCTTCAGCTCATGGGTGACTGTCTGATATGTGACGAGACTGAACCAGAACCCTTcatcacaaatacacatttctaTTCAACGTAACCCCAGAGACACACTGaggactggtgtgtgtgtttgtgtccttgaGACTTCCTCTTGAGGACCAGAATGAAGTCCTGCTTGTTGGATGAGATCagagatgtgtctgtgactccaacaataaaacagctcCTGATCAACACTTTGATTTTCCACAGACCAGAAACTGTTTGGCCTTGagtctttgttttcctgtgaaaCCACATGTCGaggtttgtttctgacctttgacctgtagATGTACGTCTGTCACTCTCCGGTCTTCTCTTCCATCACTGATGGAGCAGGTGTAGTTGCCGCTGTCAGAGAGGTGGGGTTTTCTCAGAGTGAGGCTGAAGTCTCTAGTGTCCAGAGCATCAGGCGTCATCGATGTCCTCCCCCTGTAATCCTGGTTCTGACCTTTAAATTCATCTGTTTCTCCTCGTTTGTGGATTAATTTGGGACTGAGATCGTTCCGGGTCCAAATCACTGTGGGGTCCACAGGTAAAACACCTGAATACTGACAGGGTATCaggacagactccgcccctcattcacctccaccacacctgccagggcatgctgggaaactgagaggacacacaaagacaaacagaaatcagCTGTTATTATCCTTTAGTATGTCTCTGTTTCTGGTTCTCAGTAATGTGGCATCTGGTCGAGGAAACTAGTCGTCAACATCCCCCCATGAAgagatgaaacaacattttcacctCCTGAACTCACCAGCTGACAGTTTCactataaaatacattttaaacatttgtaaatgtttttgtccaATGTTTCAACCAAATGCTGGTTAAAATTTGTTTTGGCGAGTGTTAATAGAAACTTACTGGCCAGTTTGGCCGGTGATACATGAGCCAATCATGTCAGTCAGAGCAGTTCTACTGTTCTCTGTCATTTGTCCCCCtgcctacatttcccatgaacaCTGCTGTAATGTTGCGTAATGACGTGTCAGACACTCACTGGTGCAGGAACGCTACAGTCTGCAGTGCAACCAGCACTAGAAACCATGGAAACGAACGTGTccaccagaaaacacaaagaagaagaagaataaggaaTGGACTCGGAGTGAGGACAGGGACGTAGAGACGTTAGGGACATGTCTCTACTAATATCCAGCCACTATTGGGTCTTCATTACCAATACAACCGCTGTCCATAGTGTTTAGTTAATGAATACAGAACACAAAGGTTAACAGTTGGTCTCTGCTAGAAGTCCCACCcccttaaaatttaaaaataaaaacccccCCTTAACCCTTGATTTTGGCTGTCCCCGGTTTTACGGGAAAAAGTAATGGGTTCGGGACCAACCCGGGGGTTTGAGGGTTTTCTGCCCTTTGTTgggaaaaagacatttttacagcaGGATTTAAAAAACCTTGTCTTTTCTAAAAGGGCCCTGTAAAAAATtccagtcatttttaattatacCTACACGAAGCGGGGGAAAGTTAAAAGTAAATCATTTACAAACTAGCCCAAAAACATTAAACCCTCATTTAGTCAAAAATCCTGTTTTTGAACCTGGCGTGCAtcatgacgttttttttttaccaaaaacaTTGGGTAAGAGTTGGTCCAGGGTTGGTCGGGAACGACATTGTTTTCGGGGCTTTAACATctctttaaaaaattaattgcACAGCCCCTGGTTcataaacttaatttattttgggACGAATCCCCCCCTTTTAAAACTGGGTCATGGCCCTTCCCTGTCAAAAAGGCTGCAACTGTGGGGGATAAAAAACATCCCTCCTTTTCCCCACACCCCACACGGCTCCCCCCACACCCTGTGTGCGGGACCCCTTTTTTGTCACTCTTTTCACGATAATGCTCAGCCAGAAACCCGGGGTTTGTCACTTTAAATTTGGGCAGAGGGAAAAGCAGTTTTTGGAAGAGATGGGGGGTTTGGgagtgtagtcgcattcccatcatctctatgaCCTACTGCGGGAATAGGTTTTTTAGTAGCTGACCCGGGTTTTTCTGCGGGTTTGGGTTTCCCGGGTTGGGACCGGGGCttcaaaaggattttttttcctcagataaATGGCAAAAAGGGAAATTGAAACATCTTTCCGGTTATTAATGAATCTTTGAAGTTACCCCCTTTGTTTTTgcattagttgttttttaaaaaacataaaaaatacaaaaatacataaaaattatggtttttttttaaaccataaaaaaatTTTTACAGACAAACTAAACAATGAAATTTTTAAGAGGTCatcaatgcttttttttaaagacacagaatgagaaaaaagggATGTGAACTGAATTGATGACAGATCCAGGAAGAAGAATTCACCATGAAAAAGGGGACACAAACACCCCCAAACGTCTTAAATCTTCCCTTTTCAAACTAATTTTTGGTCccaaaaagaaaagctgattcattttttaatttttaaaaattttaaaaaacggGGAAAAACCCCCAAAAgcccaacaccccccccccccccccaaccaccccacaaaaacacacacacacacacacaccccccccgCCCTTACTTtccaaaattaatttaaacgtttctttttttaaaattttctatttgttttctctttttattttgaacatttgcATCGGGGAAATTTTTTTAAACCGGTTTGTGCCCACACTCTTTACTTATGTAAATGGgttaaattttaataaaaacaggtgtaaaaaaaatttaaaaactaggGGATAATgagtaaaaaaatgaatttgactaaaaacatgaaacaaaaaatttGGTTTAATCATTTTacacaataatgaaaaaaacccaaaaaaatttttaaaaaaaaaaagggtcaaattgaaaaaaaattacGGGAAAATTTAACTATGGATGGATACAGATATTTGGTGTGATCAGGCGccgtgcgtttacatgcagagcttaatggagctaagCTAAAACTTTTGCCCTCAGTCCTTGCCCCAGTTTCAGCAGCGCAAGAAAGGTTCTTCTACTCTCTTTTACCTTCTTCTGGAAGTtcttctggattttttttttgttccgggTCGGGCCTGTCAGGGGTTTGTGGAGAAGGGAACCACACATTTTCCGTTTGAAAACTGCGGTTACCTTTTCACATGCtggaaaatttaaatttcccaAAGGCGCATTTCTGGTGCCCTAAATTTGGGATAAGGGaaactcctttttttaaaattgggAAAGAAAGTTTTACATGCACATAAGTTCTCCTTTTTAGGATTTCCCGGGGGCCCTTTtgggaaagaagaaaagcatAAAAAGTTACTTTTGAAAAAACCCAAATTTTTAAAACGGGCCCCTTTTAAACATCATTAACAAAAAAAGGGAGACCAAAGTAAAGGGAAACTTGCAATGAAACccaaaaaacactaaaaaaaaaataaaagggagaAAAGGGGTTAAAAAGGGAAAAGCGATCTTTGAGGAGCCGGCCCTCGGCGAGGGGGCCAGGGCCGGAAAAGGGAAACTCGTCGGCGGGGAACGGGGACTCGGGGTAATAGGGGGAAGCACGCAATTTAAAGGAAAAGGGAGCAAACAGAAGCgggaactgaaaacaaaaagtttcgGGGGAGCTAGAAACTAATATGAAGGACCCGGACCCGGAAAACTGGGAAAGGTGGAAAAAAGGGTTGGGGGGGAAACAAAAGACGGGGGCGCGGGAAAGAATTCCGTCGCCTTTCTTTTTCCCAAGAGGCcttttaaaactgcaaaatgtGACGACTTGGAAAAAGGGTTTGGAGGCGAAAAAATGCGGATACAGGGGGACCCCCGGAGGGagcaaaaggggaaaaaacccATTGGGGGAAGTGTGATTTGGACTTCATCCCATCGAAAGACGCACCGCTCCCTAAATGCCAAACCGGATAGAGAGCAGGCCCCCCCCGCCCCCGCGGGCCCATCATCACCCGCTTCATTGATCCCGGGTGAAAGACCAGAAATCATACGCAAgcagggaaacaaaaaataacagagggagGACCATCTCCCTTAAAAAGATTACACAACGAGTTTTCAGAAGAAGGGGAAAAActgggagaagagaaaaaaatgggaaagtCTAAAAACCTGCAAAAACTAAAGGTGTTTGGGGAAAACGGGGACTAAGACTTTCACCACATGATGGGGGCTGCAATTTCCGGGGCGGGAAAGAACAGGGGATTATATGGGGGAGGGACAGTGGGGGGGAAACAAACAGAGATTTAGGAGGGGGGCAAAGgtaaaaagggggggaaaaagggagACAGCCACGCATCCACAGAGGCAGACCTAAAAACCCCTCACGGGGAAATTTCACAatggaaaggaagaaaagaagccctggttttaaaaagtgaaaacatccTGAAGTAATCTAATATCGGGgtttaataaaatgctttaaagatttttaaagagctattgggggatttaaatactgtttatacattttaaatttcccAAATTTGGGTTTTTGGAACAAGTAAAAATTGGAGCTCGGGTTTGATTTTAGTAAGGGAAAACTTAATTACACTGAAAGGGATCAGGTTCCCCAGAGGAATTCGCCACTTTCCTTTTCTGATGATGGGATTTTTGGgagttcattgttgtttttttttaggttcaaagggagtgtgtatttttttctttgttttttcgcttttgtcctgtttttgggGGAGGAACAAGCTGAGGGCTACAACTAAAAAATTCATGAAAAGGCAAACCCTTTGTTTCTTATGTTTGGCAGGGTTTTAAATCACCCCTTTaaagggggggaagaaaaaaaaaaaaaaattttaattggGAGTCAGGAAGAAACGAAAAGGTGCAATTTCAAATACAAAATTACCTGAGTGAGAATGGACTTTAAAACCGGGGGAAGGGAATGGTTTAAAACCCAATTTTTCCATgcttaaaagggaaaaaaaaggggggggggtgggggggggggggggggggggtcacatttaatgaaaaaaatttcccttttttcctttttctgcagAGAAAGTGATTAAAGAACAGGGGGAAATATATAAATGGTGTTGgcaaaaatgggaaaaataatatttcGATATTAAACATTACCCCCCCAAATGAGGGAAGGGAaattttttgtcaaaaaccaGCAATATATTTTTCCAGTAAGGGAACGGGGGTTTATAATTATGGGggggtttttaataaaaaattaaggTTTGGTAAATAAGACAGGTCCCAAATCGAAAAGGgaccaagtaaaaaaaaatccagatttcCAAAAAATTGTTATAAAAGTTTTTGGGCCTTATTGTTCCAGGGAGACTTTTAATGATCTAAAGGAAAGGACTTTACCTTTTTTTCAAAACCCACATGCAATTTACGGGagataatttttttaattttacaaaaaGGGTTCCAGGAATTGCATTTTAAAAGTCCCCATAATATAAGTGGCCACGCCCCCATCATACTATCTCTTGGGGCTGGGGAGCGAAACCCCTTTTTCAGGTTTTGGAGACTCAATGTTGGATCCAAACGATGGGGAAGGTAAAACAAAGAACTAAagcaacttttttaaaaaaaaatttttaaaaaaattgggCAATGGCGAACTCTCCATCAAAAATTTGGGGGAGGAAAAACAtctcaagagggaaaataaaagaaattaaaatcccgatggggaaaaaaaagctcgATTGAAAAAATCGGGAAAAACTAGAAAGAAATCAGAAAAGTTGGATTAGAAAATCTAACAGCTCCATTCTTccccagattaaaaaaataggGGTGAGTTTTGATGAACTCCTAACATATAAAGCCCGAAGGAAACTTTTTCGTTTtacaaatcaaaaatattataGATGGGTAACAGAGCAAGCTGGGTTTCTGGGATTCCAAAATTGAAAAGCTCAAACAaatttgaataataaataaaataaactcccCAACTCCAATCTAATTTACTAAGCCAACAAAAAGATAAACGGGGGGCC harbors:
- the LOC125009975 gene encoding uncharacterized protein LOC125009975, producing the protein MTPDALDTRDFSLTLRKPHLSDSGNYTCSISDGREDRRVTDVHLQVKVSHHTLAVEVLEGAESVLLPCQDSSVPVRPTVEWIRYDLSPSTVHQRQTSGDQLKNQNHLYSDRTSMKTDALSTGDFSLNLRKPRLSDNATYICSIRAFGNERRLAALQLLVKEPPPVWPKVLVGLLFLPVLFLVSLGVFCFIVDTTSCQSSRWRWIQGRSLSSCPAKP